TTCTCTATTTCCCCAATTTAAGGATTTAATGGAgatcgaagaaaaaaagataacaaaattgttattttatacaaatataaaccgATGTAGAATTTCGAAGCTTCTTCGCCATTCGATGATTCGACTCGACATTTTTTCAAAGGATAGTCTTACTGATATAAGTGACAGCATGGAAAAACTAGTCGACATCAACGATATTATTCTGGAGCGTGTGGtataacaaaaattgtgttattttaaTCAGAATAATTCATTTGATGAGGAATGTGGACTCAAAAAACCCGAAACTCTAGTCGTTGTTGACAATAATCTAAATTCAGAcaaaaaagtaattttatttatcaaatctGTATAGTTCACTTTGCTCACTGCTAAAAATGTCGTCAGGCCACAGATGTACTTTCGTGATGAACTTGACAATTCAAGAGGATCAAAATTTGTTGCCAAAATTGCCTTCAAATATAACTCCTTGCATGATggtatatttttgtttgatttaaattctttaatatttttttaataatattggtAGATGAAACTGAATTTTATGACCATCCATACAAATACGAAATTTTGCAGTTCAACGTACCGAAAAGACAGCTAGAAAGACTCCAACCTCAGGTTCCATCATAATTATATTCTAGAATTATACTTCATTTGACGAcgaacaaattatttttatagacAAAATCGAACAATTGAATCAATTAATTGATATTCTTTCTACTACGACGGAATTTTCTGTTGATTTAGAGGTACACCAGTTGCCATAATTAGTAATAGCATCATTCGTATCGATCATTTCAAGGATTTACCTGTCTTATACAGATATCTACTCGACAGTCAAACTACGTAATCGACGCACTTTCACTCCGTCATGAACTAAATGTCCTTAATAAAGTGTTCACTGATCCCAACATTCTTAAAGTAattgttatttaatatttatttttgatttgattttttaatattaaagGTTTTCCATGGGTCAGATTCGGATATTATTTGGCTACAAAAGGATTTTTCAGTTTATGTTGTTAACATGTTTGACACGGGACAGGCAGCACGAACATTGGGATATCCACGCTTTTCATTAGCTTATCTTTTATACAGATTTATTGGAATACCCTGCAACAAAGGCTACCAACTAGCCGATTGGCGTGTAAGGTTGTGGCAAATCATTCATTTCTAAGACCTCTTCCCAAAGATATGCTCAAATATGCGTCGCAAGATacacattatttactttatatatacgaCAACATGAAGAATGAACTCATTAATAATGGAAATGATGCTCTCTTGTATAAAGTTTACCAAAAAAGTACTCAGCTGTGCCTTAAGGTGAGATTCCCCAGTTAAATAGTTCATTAggtttataaaaagaaagaattctcCCATTTAGATTCTTTAAAGCTGATCAATAATTCTTTGGAATTAAATTCCCGTCAAAAATATGCGTTGATTTTGTTACATGAGTGGCGAGATCGAATAGCCCGCTTAGAGGACGAGAGCGAAGCTTATGTAATGTCAGCCAATATGCTGCTTGAACTGTGTCTTAAAATGCCGAATGACCGAGAAGGCATTACAGCCTGTTGTAATCCTCTCCCTCCACTCATTCGTATATATCATGAAGAGATATTCTCATTTTTTGTAAAGGCTTCAACGCTTACTGACGAAGCTGTATAATTTTGATTTAAATGATGTTAGATTGACAATTTTTTAAACGAGGTTTATTCTGAGTTTAAGATGTCTACTCAACCGAATATTCCGAGTGTCAAAACAGAAGTGACTTCTTTTGTTCATTTACACGATTTTACGGGGACCGACAATAATTGGGCTAAAAATGAGTTATAcggtttgttttacttttttgacTAACTAATTAGTTGATCGGAAGAATATTTCTGGCTTATTTGCGAGTGATGCTTACAGGGTGAATCCTACTAAAAAGGTCACAGATACATTAAAGGTGTAATGTGGTTTAATTGTATACTTGTAGTCTCGTATTGGGTCTCAATTGATGAAATCGTTGGATGGGACAGAATTGAGTAGGATAGGATTATATCAGGTGGGTTTAATTACTTCATCTCCCACTAGATTTATTCAAAATCAAAGATTAAGGATTTAATGGCGACACATTGTCTTTTAcaggtttatttttaaatatgaatcAATAGTCTTTGTCAAAGTGGAAATTCAAGGAAAATACTATCAAGTCAGAAGAAAAGATGGTCGTCCAGGAGGATAATATCACTAATGAAGAGTTTAATCCATCAAATGAGGTCAGGACGCAGTCCTATTATTCATTTTCCGGAAAACGTGACAAGAAACTTGTGGAGAATCCCATCGAGGCTAAGAATTTTTTATCCAAAAAGGcatttttgtagttttatttggAAGATTAAGAAATCAGATCATTTCACACCGTTTGATTATCAAAGTAAGGTCAGAGAAACTTCAGTTCATGAAAATAAAGGTTCTGGTGGCCGTATTATATTTTTAGGCAAGAAAGATGGGAAACTAAACCCTCGGAAAAAGACTAAGGGGGTTGTTACGTATTTGTGTATAGATATTTAGATTTTTGAGAAAATTCGTTCCAAGAAAAAGTTTACCAAGGGGAAAACATCTActtttaaataacttttttattataaattttgtttaaatcagTTTTGAATTACAATTGACTTTCTGAATTTACCTTTGATGATTGAATTGTTAATATTCCAAATTACGGATGagattttaatttgataaatgggGATTGTGTCATTCTGTATATAATATGAGTAAGAATTTTCAAAAATAGCTACAAATGTTCAAAATAGTAAAGATAAATCGGATGTTTACTTTAGATTTGTTGATAAGCTTAAAACATAACCAATTCCAGTTACTCATGTTCAAATAGTTGAATTTCAACAAGTCCCATGAATTAACACAAGAAGGAAGCAGCCTCGGCTCCACACGGCGGCATCCGAATTCTGAGATCCACTTCTTGTCAATATTTTCCATCCTACCCTCCCAAAACATCCGGTCCTCGTCGATCCAGGACGCCTTTTGTGTCAAACTCTCCAAATACTGTCGCTTATTGAAAAATTCTTTGCAGCATCCCCAAATTTCCATCTATCCAAATTCTTGTCCGCTTTTATTAACGACGCTAATGCCTCAAACACGTGGGTACCCTGGTCTCTCCTTGTCGGCTTCGTACCCCTACTTACTGTCTGTTTGGACAAACTTTAACCTCCCGCTTCCATCGGATCCTTCGAGAAAAACGAAAACTTTCCGCTAACTCTTATTGCTCCGGAGAAAAGCGACATTCTCgataagaaagtaatttcgtaTTTCAGGCGGTTCCAAGAAAGGATTTCCAATTCGATAAGAGTAATTTCGTTTTTTAATTGCCGTACCAATATAGCCGCTTTTGTAAAGAGTATTGTAAAGAGGTTGAACGAAAGCCTCCAACACGCTGTGCGTCGTATAAAGCCGAAAACAGtctaaaaattttgtgaaattttcgAGTTGGCGATAAAGCCTCAAAATCTGCGTCCAATCTACACCATCTTCCGTTTTATAAGCCTATGGAAAGGTGGGATGGATATCGTTATTTGAATGTCGTAAAAATGGGAGAAATATCCTCAAAGAGCAAGCTATGGGGCCAATCCTACAAagagtaaaggaaaaaaattatattttattaataaatacgtAGTTTTAATCTACGCGTGTATTTACACTTTTGCTGTGATGGCTATCaattatgaaacaaaattaatcattgatattaaagaacaaattattttataatacagataataaaaatatttcagaaactaCGAGAGAATAGGTTAGGTTAAGCCATATTCAGCCGATTCTGGCCATTGGCGATTCTGTAAGACAAGTCCCTCTACGAAACTCTATCCCCACCAGCTCTGCTATTTCCGACAAATGATGTCCGGTAAGTTTCACTACTTCAGATGTCCAGTTTAGTTTTGGTCTACCCTGCTTCCTTTTTCCAGCGAACGAAGACAGCAGGATTTCTTTTCCTATATCATTCTCCCGAAGCACGTGCCCCAAATATGATAATTGTTGCTTCCAAACTTTCGCCACAAGCGACAGTGTAGGTTTAATCCTTTCGAGAACAACGACATTTGACACATTGTCGTACCAATTTATATTCAAAAGTTTGCGCCAGCACCATAATTCCAGTGAGTCCACGAGAGGATAAGATTTCAATATCCGGTCCTTTTATAAAGGAAATTGCCTAACACTTTCAAAGCTTCAAATGGCCGACTTGACAGATTTAAAAAGCGACATGATCAGAGATTGATATCAATTTTCAGAAAAACTCTTGTGATTTGACTTAAAtcctttattaaaaaagaaactaattaactaagtaattttactaagtCCAGAGCCTTTGAAGTGAGCAGAAGGTGGCACTCCAcgcacctcctccccttcttcctcctcttctctggcactgtagacctTCGAGAAGGTGCAGTTCAGCGCCTCTTGCTGACTAAACGTCAGGAAAGGGCTGGATCAAAAAATGCGACAATGATATTATAATGCGAAACTACAggaatagaatataaaattattatctattaattaataattaattaaatttttatatttcttcggGGTGCGcctataatattataaattattatcctGAGCCACACGTTGTTTGTATTGTGGttagttttctttatttgttgtttatttttttatttttattatcattcgaGTTAATGGATTAATCTCTCACCAATTCATTAATTTTGTAACTTTCCTATTACTGAATTGTTGATTTTTGTATTATATGGTTATATTCCATGACTCTctgatattatatttcattatttaaaaaatatttttggtatCGACTGAGTTCTTTTTCCCCTGGAAAAGTTGGTCTAAAATTATACTGCTGGGATAGAAATGTTTTTTCCATAAAACCAACAATTCgaaactttttaatatatttcgaattattatttataaattgtcATTAAAGACGGCTACAATTTCAGTATTGTTTTACgataaaatatcaaagaaagatTAACCACAATTTTCCTTGAATGATAAAATAATCTCATGCATTAGATTAATTGATTTAAAATGGTCATTTATTGTAATTAATTCGATTTTTATCTCAAGAATAGAATTTCTTATCTTTAATAGATCAATAATCAAAGAAAGTTTGTAATTGGAGAATTAACTCAAATTTAACGCGGTTAGAATAGGTGAAATAAGCCGACTAAACTATCTCATGGAGAGATATTGTGTAGACTAAGATATTATTTATGAaagtatattattagaaaatccTCCTGTGAATCGGTTGGTCATCGACACCTGTCGTATTGCATCGTGGATTAATTGAATAGCCTCACTTTGCGTTATGAATACTCCGGAGTAACTGACACTGATTAGTAATATTGTGGAGATATCAAGTAGAATGCCGTGTTTCCTCCAGATCCAATTGTCGTAATGTGATTTGTATTTTGTAAAACGCTGCATGAAtcaattttaaatgtatatattcttccGTTGTAAACACATATAAGAATTCCGCTCTAAAAATACAGAAGAATGCAATGTTTCCTCCAGATCCAATTGTCGTAATGTGATTTCTCCGTtgtaaacaaatacaagaaaTGCGCTCTAAAAATACAGAAGAAACTCAAACATATCGATGGGAAGTTGGACAATAATCCATTGATGAAACTTAACAGATTCTTTGGGAACCGTccaaaaaacaaattaatttgaaaaatatgaatgaTAACGACCAATTCATGTTTCCAGAAAAACCAATATTTGCATCATTTGTTATATCACGGAGATTTTGATtgaattgttttattattgtttgttgcgAGTATTTCAAGCATAGGTTACTTTTGTATCTGGATCATGAATAACCCCTtccaatataattttttatatttcaaaaagattgaatttttaaaaaatattactttcatttaaaatcactttttaaatttgaacattttaaataaattaaacctTTTTAGACAAGTTTAGTACTTAGCTGACTGACCACTTGAAGAATAAAGAGAATTGTACTCTCATTTTGcttgaagtaaaataaaaatagacgAAAGAATATGCACTAAAAGTCTAAAAACTACTAAAGGAACTTAAAAAAATTCgatttaaaatatcttacaatagtTCTGATTCCCTCAATTGTTTAAGTTGCACTGAGTACAATAATTTAAACAGTTATAAAAAGGGTTTAGTCTTTATTTGACTATTTGAGTAAAATTGTGGTACAGGATTACATTTAGCCTCAGAATTTGGTTATCCTGATATTATTTCGTATATTCTCTTTCACCCAAAGACTGATAAGCCCATTACAAATTGGAATTTGAAGGTTCCTGGTTGTGTTGCTGTGCAATTGTTATTTCGGGGTGCTAGAAGACAGGTTCGGAGGATACACCCAAAAATATTAAAGAGAAAATGCAAATCGTCTAGGACCTAGACGATTTTTTCGTTGATCAGGAAGCTCATTGGAATGAAGTCCATTTATTTCCGGAAACCATTGCTGTACCAGATGTATCGATTGCAATCTTCCGAGGTGACTTTTTCTATTTGCGGTGCAGCCACTGAATCCTGATttccatttaatatattttttttaattaacatattggtttaaaaaattaaaataaatgcggGCAATCTATTTAGAGTAATTACTAAGCAGTGTCTAACACATAAGTCTTTTCAATCTGGAAAAATTCCGTGTCgacaaatatacaaattatcAGATAACATTAGTTGACGTTACTTGCCGACTGCCgattattttctaaaaaattaACTTGGATTTGTATCAGTTATCTTAAGCGGAAAAAATGTTGTTGCACTCCAAATCTAACTTGGAATCAGAGTGTCAATCTGATCGAGAAAATACCAATTTTGTGGgcgaaacagaaaagaagaattaAATTGGACACAAACACTAAATTCttgtattttaaatatagaataaGCACATTCATAGAGATTgccaatttttatgaaataaccatttttaatttatttgtttgggACGTCACCTGTGTCGACTCGTTTTCCTCGTCATCTCTCACCGACTCTGCCTCCCGCCAGACTTCAGGCCTAAAACCCTGCAACGTGTGGTAGCAGTCTTTGATTATTTGACATCTTTGTTTGAACAATGTGATCATTAGACCATCCACAATATTTAGCAATGACAAGAGATTGGTtcaattcaaaaataattttcaagtcGGGTTAccagaaatatttgatttttatactttttgtccATTTTTGAAAGCACCACGACCATTTATTGCAATATTGTATAATACTGGCTAGAAGTATTTGACctaattttacttttttaaaaattgtaactccaatggaaattgaaaaatgtggaTATTTATGGACAAAATTAGTAGTCCCATCAATAGGGTCGACAATCCACGTAATGGCATCTGTTAGATTACATTTTTCACAGGCATCAACAGTTTCTTGCCTATAAATCTACgaattgtttatttctatttcacttgTGGTCTTTAAAACGCTCATCTGTGTTTAGCaatgtttttaattgttcttcaattattctatctgtttttgtGACCACGTCATTGCCAGTTCCTTTTGATTCAAATAAAAGTTCTCCTTTCagagccttcatcatcatcttaaaaATATCAGCTCAAGCGAATTTACACTTCTCCAGCCTGCTTGGCAAGTAGGACTGCCGCGTGAGGTATCTCTGTAAATTTCCTAAAGCTAAATGTGATAGTCAAACAGCCATGcaagataaataaaatttattcagaATTTAACATTCAAGaaattttatgtttataataatcaaaattaaaattatgaaaatttcaaAGGAAAATTATGACACTGTGTAAACCATTTTTATTTGAAGTTTTTAAGCTTTAAAGACCATTAGGAGGCGACTTTTTAAAACACCTCCTTTAAGGCATATAATCCAaagatcaaaaaaatattttttataattaattaagctTTAGAACTTTAGCTTCAGAAAAATTCGTTAAATTATTTCATGAGCTGACCGAACATGAATAATCTACTTAATATATTGATTCAATATCATTGAAAAACAACACGGCAGTTATTACTAGACGCTTACAGAGATCCAGAGGGCTGATTttgaaagacgaagacagttgttTTAGGTAAAAGAAGAGGTAAAGGACATCTTTTGTAAGTGATCAGCAGTTTCAACAGTTCTCGGCTATATTCGACTATATTTAAATGACTATAATCCAATAATAAAAGAATCGTGCACATCGATGCCCTACAGTAATTTAAGGTGGGTTATGGCAACGTGGATGTCAAAGAAGGTATTACTAAATTGTAATATTAAATGTCACCGTCCAGATAGGTCGAGGCGCCAGATcggttatgtataaaatttttataaaaactaCCTTTcggaagttattttctttttctgttcattcttttgttgattttaatattatttttgccaaaatattGAAGTTACTGGGTTCATAAAAAACCAACATCCAGTCATTTCCAGATAATTaccgtattaaaaaaaaaaaaaaattaccgtattgattttgcattttatttaaaaacgctTTAACCAAGGTTAGCCAACAATTCtcaacaataaaatttattagaaaaatctatttttaatttttaaaaatgttgtaaatttctatttttatcattaaaaaactCTAAAACACAATCCGGCCTACGGCCGGATGATTCAATGTGAATATTTTTccctatgcggccttcggccgcgTCGAATTTGTAAcaatggcacaattatttcacaattGAGTAAATATGAcacgagaaaaaacacagaacgaACCCCATGAATATTTGCAGTCAAAGTTTTTTTACTCTGCTAATATGTATCCTTTGATCTTTTTAATCCTCTTCATTAATTATCGTTACGAGTTCTCGATCCTtatttttcacaatatatttttgtgcagaTATTTCGTCGTATAATGGGTATTTTCTATAACCCGGGTTTGCATCCCTATCATGCCGTATTAATACTTCATCGCCACTTTTCACTTCATATTTCCATTTTCAAAGCCACATCAGTACGTATGGCACCATAAATTGTGAGTGTCAATAAACTGTACAACCTATCACGTCCAAAGTGATTAAGATTGTGTTGAACCTAATTTAAATAGACAAATATActacttcaatgaattttaaCTTAAGTTCAGCGTCTTCGATACAAAAGAAACGCAACTTTGAGCCATTTTTAGAAATGTAGGTGTTGTTCTCCTTGAAACTAAATTTTTTGCCCTTTCTTCCGAACTCAAGGAATTATCAAGGTGGCCTGATTCCAAATACTCCCTAATTTTTTCGAGGGTGTCTCGAGttaattcaactaaaaccattgattaatgctaatcttttcaactttttagaacttttttattaataagattttatttttttattatcaatatttttttgcaatgaaatgttttgtaggaaaaatatttgttttgtatttagataATTGACCTGACCGATCTGGCGCCCCGGCCGGTCTGGACGGTGACATTAAATATAAAGGTGTTAAAACTGATACGGGAAGAGACAAAGAATATACGAGATGAGAATTGAGGCTATTCTCAAAGCATCAAGCTTGTCGTGTGGCACATAAGTCTCTGTCTCTCATGAACCCAAAACAGATAAttatattcttaaaattttcaactTACTGAAATCTAAGAAGATGCCATTACGGATCCCCAAACAGGCTCGGATCTCTGCGGCAAACTGTTTGTGCGATTTCATCATGATGTGTTAAGCTCCGGGAGGACCCTTCTTGGATCCGTCTTCTTTCATTTGCACCTTGTGTCTTTGGGCAACCAATTTAAAGTTCTGTACAAAAGCAGAGTTTCTCTGTAGCCATTAAGTCGAACTCTGCGAGATTGGATGTTTCATGGATTGACTGCGATTGTGAAGCAAGCAGTTACCAAACGTCCATTAAGGAAAAATGGTTTAAAACCCATGTCAGTCGTAAACACATGGATCTTTTTTTTACCAATTCAGTGATAAACATACTTCCGAGACTTTGGAACATCTCAAAAACAAACATCCGATGCTCCAAGCAGACTTACGAAAGTTTCCCACGCAAAACAATGGTCTTGTAAATTTCTGAGgatgaaattttggaagaaatttgtTCTTTTAGACCAAGTAGCAATGGGGGAATTGAAGCTCTCTGGCAAAGTCATAAAAAGGAAATTACTTGTCAATTGTTTATGGGAGCTGGAATCTGCCTGATCAAGTGTATTACGAAACTTATCAAACGGATCGTCAATGCTTTGATGTCACCTTGGATGAGTTATCTAAAGTTGTTCATGGTCTGGAAAAAATGGAGCTGATagtcaacaacaaaaaatctGAGATCATAAATTTCTTAGTTCCAACATACAACTTTAGCttagtaataaaaaatattacaaaacaaacagattttaATGATGTTAATTTTCCCGGGTGTCCTTTCGGGAATTCCGAATTGCAAAAGCATCTCCAAGCTAAGAGTGTCGAAATTTACCGTTTTTCTGCCGTCTCTCTCTACTTGACTCTCGCATGGCCTTTTTTCCCTCAAAAAACTATTATATTTGCTGAGGTCTCTCCCTGCTATATACAAGATGAATTATTGTTTGCTGGAATAGCTTTGATTCTATGGGTTTTTGTGTCATAGAAAACCCACTTGGGCACAATCGTAGAGGAAGACAGTTGACCTCCTTTCTACAAGATGTGACAAAAATG
This genomic window from Octopus sinensis unplaced genomic scaffold, ASM634580v1 Contig08735, whole genome shotgun sequence contains:
- the LOC115227906 gene encoding uncharacterized protein LOC115227906; this translates as MSTQPNIPSVKTEVTSFVHLHDFTGTDNNWAKNELYVDRKNISGLFASDAYRVNPTKKVTDTLKSRIGSQLMKSLDGTELSRIGLYQSLSKWKFKENTIKSEEKMVVQEDNITNEEFNPSNEVRTQSYYSFSGKRDKKLVENPIEAKNFLSKKAFL